From the Anas platyrhynchos isolate ZD024472 breed Pekin duck chromosome 27, IASCAAS_PekinDuck_T2T, whole genome shotgun sequence genome, one window contains:
- the STK38 gene encoding serine/threonine-protein kinase 38 isoform X1, producing MRPALGAPGARPVRVALRVGGPRWRSRGSARSPGARGPFGPGPALRLRPAPSRPVPPRPAVAVPTASCRRVQRLAAPFPGGSAMAMTGPTPCSSMSNHTKERVTMTKVTLENFYSNLIAQHEEREMRQKKLEQMMEEEGLKDEEKRIRRSAHAQKETEFLRLKRTRLGLEDFESLKVIGRGAFGEVRLVQKKDTGHVYAMKILRKADMLEKEQVGHIRAERDILVEADSLWVVKMFYSFQDKLNLYLIMEFLPGGDMMTLLMKKDTLTEEETQFYIAETVLAIDSIHQLGFIHRDIKPDNLLLDSKGHVKLSDFGLCTGLKKAHRTEFYRNLNHSLPSDFTFQNMNSKRKAETWKRNRRQLAFSTVGTPDYIAPEVFMQTGYNKLCDWWSLGVIMYEMLIGYPPFCSETPQETYKKVMNWKETLTFPPEVPISDKAKDLILRFCCEWEHRIGASGVEEIKSNPFFEGVDWEHIRERPAAISIEIKSIDDTSNFDEFPESDILKPTVATINHPDTDYKNKDWVFINYTYKRFEGLTARGAIPSYMKTGK from the exons ATGCGCCCTGCCCTGGGGGCCCCCGGGGCTCGGCCCGTCCGCGTCGCCCTCAGGGTGGGGGGACCGCGGTGGCGGAGCCGGGGCTCCGCTCGCTCCCCGGGGGCGCGCGGTCCATttggccccggccccgccctcCGGCTCCGCCCCGCCCCGTCCCGCCCCGTCCCGCCCCGTCCCGCCGTCGCTGTGCCGACGGCATCCTGCCGCCGCGTTCAGCGCCTCGCCGCCCCCTTCCCGGGGGGTTCCG CCATGGCAATGACAGGCCCAACACCGTGCTCATCCATGAGCAATCATACCAAGGAGCGAGTTACAATGACAAAGGTGACATTAGAAAACTTCTATAGCAATCTCATCGCACAGCATGAAGAACGGGAGATGAG ACAAAAGAAGCTAGAACAAATGATGGAAGAAGAAGGCTTAAAAGACGAAGAG AAGAGAATCAGGAGGTCAGCACATgcacaaaaagaaacagaatttcttCGTCTGAAGAGAACAAGGCTTGGTTTGGAAGACTTTGAATCTTTAAAAGTAATAGGCAGAGGAGCATTTGGAGAG GTGCGACTTGTCCAGAAGAAAGATACGGGGCATGTTTATGCAATGAAAATACTCCGTAAAGCTGACATGCTTGAAAAAGAGCAG GTTGGCCATATTCGTGCAGAGCGGGACATTCTAGTGGAGGCAGACAGTTTGTGGGTTGTGAAAATGTTCTATAGCTTTCAGGATAAGCTAAACCTCTACCTTATTATGGAGTTCCTGCCTGGAG GTGATATGATGACGTTGTTGATGAAAAAAGACACACTAACAGAAGAAGAGACACAGTTCTATATAGCTGAGACTGTGCTAGCCATTGATTCTATTCATCAATTGGGTTTTATCCATCGAGATATCAAACCAGACAACCTTCTTCTGGATAGCAAG GGCCACGTGAAACTTTCAGATTTTGGTCTGTGCACTGGACTAAAGAAAGCACACAGAACAGAGTTTTATAGAAACTTGAACCATAGTCTTCCTAGTGACTTCA CTTTCCAGAACATGAATTCCAAACGGAAAGCAGAAACATGGAAGAGAAATAGACGGCAGTTG GCTTTTTCTACTGTGGGAACTCCAGATTACATTGCTCCTGAAGTTTTCATGCAGACAGGCTACAACAAGCTTTGTGACTGGTGGTCACTTGGGGTCATCATGTATGAGATGTTGATTG gttaTCCACCTTTCTGTTCTGAGACTCCTCAAGAAACGTACAAGAAAGTAATGAATTGGAAAGAGACGCTCACATTTCCTCCAGAGGTTCCAATATCTGATAAAGCAAAGGATCTTATTTTAAG ATTTTGCTGTGAATGGGAGCACAGAATTGGTGCATCTGGTGTGGAGGAAATAAAGAGTAACCCATTCTTTGAAGGGGTTGACTGGGAGCATATAAG GGAAAGACCTGCTGCGATTTCAATAGAGATTAAAAGCATTGATGATACCTCAAACTTTGACGAATTTCCAGAATCTGATATCCTTAAACCAACAG TGGCAACAATTAACCATCCAGATACTGACTACAAGAACAAAGACTGGGTTTTTATCAATTATACATACAAGCGTTTTGAGGGCCTGACAGCCCGAGGAGCAATACCATCCTATATGAAAACAGGAAAGTAA
- the STK38 gene encoding serine/threonine-protein kinase 38 isoform X2 has translation MRPALGAPGARPVRVALRVGGPRWRSRGSARSPGARGPFGPGPALRLRPAPSRPVPPRPAVAVPTASCRRVQRLAAPFPGGSAMAMTGPTPCSSMSNHTKERVTMTKVTLENFYSNLIAQHEEREMRQKKLEQMMEEEGLKDEEKRIRRSAHAQKETEFLRLKRTRLGLEDFESLKVIGRGAFGEVGHIRAERDILVEADSLWVVKMFYSFQDKLNLYLIMEFLPGGDMMTLLMKKDTLTEEETQFYIAETVLAIDSIHQLGFIHRDIKPDNLLLDSKGHVKLSDFGLCTGLKKAHRTEFYRNLNHSLPSDFTFQNMNSKRKAETWKRNRRQLAFSTVGTPDYIAPEVFMQTGYNKLCDWWSLGVIMYEMLIGYPPFCSETPQETYKKVMNWKETLTFPPEVPISDKAKDLILRFCCEWEHRIGASGVEEIKSNPFFEGVDWEHIRERPAAISIEIKSIDDTSNFDEFPESDILKPTVATINHPDTDYKNKDWVFINYTYKRFEGLTARGAIPSYMKTGK, from the exons ATGCGCCCTGCCCTGGGGGCCCCCGGGGCTCGGCCCGTCCGCGTCGCCCTCAGGGTGGGGGGACCGCGGTGGCGGAGCCGGGGCTCCGCTCGCTCCCCGGGGGCGCGCGGTCCATttggccccggccccgccctcCGGCTCCGCCCCGCCCCGTCCCGCCCCGTCCCGCCCCGTCCCGCCGTCGCTGTGCCGACGGCATCCTGCCGCCGCGTTCAGCGCCTCGCCGCCCCCTTCCCGGGGGGTTCCG CCATGGCAATGACAGGCCCAACACCGTGCTCATCCATGAGCAATCATACCAAGGAGCGAGTTACAATGACAAAGGTGACATTAGAAAACTTCTATAGCAATCTCATCGCACAGCATGAAGAACGGGAGATGAG ACAAAAGAAGCTAGAACAAATGATGGAAGAAGAAGGCTTAAAAGACGAAGAG AAGAGAATCAGGAGGTCAGCACATgcacaaaaagaaacagaatttcttCGTCTGAAGAGAACAAGGCTTGGTTTGGAAGACTTTGAATCTTTAAAAGTAATAGGCAGAGGAGCATTTGGAGAG GTTGGCCATATTCGTGCAGAGCGGGACATTCTAGTGGAGGCAGACAGTTTGTGGGTTGTGAAAATGTTCTATAGCTTTCAGGATAAGCTAAACCTCTACCTTATTATGGAGTTCCTGCCTGGAG GTGATATGATGACGTTGTTGATGAAAAAAGACACACTAACAGAAGAAGAGACACAGTTCTATATAGCTGAGACTGTGCTAGCCATTGATTCTATTCATCAATTGGGTTTTATCCATCGAGATATCAAACCAGACAACCTTCTTCTGGATAGCAAG GGCCACGTGAAACTTTCAGATTTTGGTCTGTGCACTGGACTAAAGAAAGCACACAGAACAGAGTTTTATAGAAACTTGAACCATAGTCTTCCTAGTGACTTCA CTTTCCAGAACATGAATTCCAAACGGAAAGCAGAAACATGGAAGAGAAATAGACGGCAGTTG GCTTTTTCTACTGTGGGAACTCCAGATTACATTGCTCCTGAAGTTTTCATGCAGACAGGCTACAACAAGCTTTGTGACTGGTGGTCACTTGGGGTCATCATGTATGAGATGTTGATTG gttaTCCACCTTTCTGTTCTGAGACTCCTCAAGAAACGTACAAGAAAGTAATGAATTGGAAAGAGACGCTCACATTTCCTCCAGAGGTTCCAATATCTGATAAAGCAAAGGATCTTATTTTAAG ATTTTGCTGTGAATGGGAGCACAGAATTGGTGCATCTGGTGTGGAGGAAATAAAGAGTAACCCATTCTTTGAAGGGGTTGACTGGGAGCATATAAG GGAAAGACCTGCTGCGATTTCAATAGAGATTAAAAGCATTGATGATACCTCAAACTTTGACGAATTTCCAGAATCTGATATCCTTAAACCAACAG TGGCAACAATTAACCATCCAGATACTGACTACAAGAACAAAGACTGGGTTTTTATCAATTATACATACAAGCGTTTTGAGGGCCTGACAGCCCGAGGAGCAATACCATCCTATATGAAAACAGGAAAGTAA
- the STK38 gene encoding serine/threonine-protein kinase 38 isoform X3, whose amino-acid sequence MAMTGPTPCSSMSNHTKERVTMTKVTLENFYSNLIAQHEEREMRQKKLEQMMEEEGLKDEEKRIRRSAHAQKETEFLRLKRTRLGLEDFESLKVIGRGAFGEVRLVQKKDTGHVYAMKILRKADMLEKEQVGHIRAERDILVEADSLWVVKMFYSFQDKLNLYLIMEFLPGGDMMTLLMKKDTLTEEETQFYIAETVLAIDSIHQLGFIHRDIKPDNLLLDSKGHVKLSDFGLCTGLKKAHRTEFYRNLNHSLPSDFTFQNMNSKRKAETWKRNRRQLAFSTVGTPDYIAPEVFMQTGYNKLCDWWSLGVIMYEMLIGYPPFCSETPQETYKKVMNWKETLTFPPEVPISDKAKDLILRFCCEWEHRIGASGVEEIKSNPFFEGVDWEHIRERPAAISIEIKSIDDTSNFDEFPESDILKPTVATINHPDTDYKNKDWVFINYTYKRFEGLTARGAIPSYMKTGK is encoded by the exons ATGGCAATGACAGGCCCAACACCGTGCTCATCCATGAGCAATCATACCAAGGAGCGAGTTACAATGACAAAGGTGACATTAGAAAACTTCTATAGCAATCTCATCGCACAGCATGAAGAACGGGAGATGAG ACAAAAGAAGCTAGAACAAATGATGGAAGAAGAAGGCTTAAAAGACGAAGAG AAGAGAATCAGGAGGTCAGCACATgcacaaaaagaaacagaatttcttCGTCTGAAGAGAACAAGGCTTGGTTTGGAAGACTTTGAATCTTTAAAAGTAATAGGCAGAGGAGCATTTGGAGAG GTGCGACTTGTCCAGAAGAAAGATACGGGGCATGTTTATGCAATGAAAATACTCCGTAAAGCTGACATGCTTGAAAAAGAGCAG GTTGGCCATATTCGTGCAGAGCGGGACATTCTAGTGGAGGCAGACAGTTTGTGGGTTGTGAAAATGTTCTATAGCTTTCAGGATAAGCTAAACCTCTACCTTATTATGGAGTTCCTGCCTGGAG GTGATATGATGACGTTGTTGATGAAAAAAGACACACTAACAGAAGAAGAGACACAGTTCTATATAGCTGAGACTGTGCTAGCCATTGATTCTATTCATCAATTGGGTTTTATCCATCGAGATATCAAACCAGACAACCTTCTTCTGGATAGCAAG GGCCACGTGAAACTTTCAGATTTTGGTCTGTGCACTGGACTAAAGAAAGCACACAGAACAGAGTTTTATAGAAACTTGAACCATAGTCTTCCTAGTGACTTCA CTTTCCAGAACATGAATTCCAAACGGAAAGCAGAAACATGGAAGAGAAATAGACGGCAGTTG GCTTTTTCTACTGTGGGAACTCCAGATTACATTGCTCCTGAAGTTTTCATGCAGACAGGCTACAACAAGCTTTGTGACTGGTGGTCACTTGGGGTCATCATGTATGAGATGTTGATTG gttaTCCACCTTTCTGTTCTGAGACTCCTCAAGAAACGTACAAGAAAGTAATGAATTGGAAAGAGACGCTCACATTTCCTCCAGAGGTTCCAATATCTGATAAAGCAAAGGATCTTATTTTAAG ATTTTGCTGTGAATGGGAGCACAGAATTGGTGCATCTGGTGTGGAGGAAATAAAGAGTAACCCATTCTTTGAAGGGGTTGACTGGGAGCATATAAG GGAAAGACCTGCTGCGATTTCAATAGAGATTAAAAGCATTGATGATACCTCAAACTTTGACGAATTTCCAGAATCTGATATCCTTAAACCAACAG TGGCAACAATTAACCATCCAGATACTGACTACAAGAACAAAGACTGGGTTTTTATCAATTATACATACAAGCGTTTTGAGGGCCTGACAGCCCGAGGAGCAATACCATCCTATATGAAAACAGGAAAGTAA